The Candidatus Binatia bacterium genome includes a window with the following:
- a CDS encoding YggS family pyridoxal phosphate-dependent enzyme has translation MFPSTAHLYTVRLTFSGGAGTRDLASLSNRLDDVRERIARAVARSGRPAGCVRLLAVSKGIDADQVQEAFRLGAGELGESRVQEAEPKIALVGPGPRWHLVGHLQTNKAKRAALLFDAIHSIDSERLAEEIGRRAAEAGRTLEAYVEVNTSGDPGKHGVAPEGAPALIERVAAIRSLRAAGLMTIGPLEGGEAGARASFRALRRMRDEAVARGALAADGGLSMGMTDDFEAAIEEGATIVRVGSAIFGSRRPRGPGAPDA, from the coding sequence TTGTTCCCCTCGACGGCCCACCTCTATACTGTCCGGCTTACGTTTTCCGGGGGTGCTGGAACGCGCGATCTCGCTTCGCTTTCGAACCGGCTCGACGACGTCCGGGAGCGCATCGCGCGGGCCGTCGCCAGGTCCGGCAGACCCGCGGGCTGCGTGCGTCTCCTCGCCGTGTCGAAAGGGATCGACGCCGACCAGGTCCAGGAAGCGTTCCGGCTCGGCGCCGGCGAGCTGGGGGAGAGCCGGGTCCAGGAGGCCGAGCCGAAGATCGCGCTCGTCGGCCCGGGCCCGCGCTGGCATCTGGTGGGGCACCTCCAGACGAACAAGGCGAAGCGGGCGGCGCTCCTCTTCGACGCGATCCACTCGATCGACTCCGAGCGCCTTGCGGAGGAGATCGGGCGGCGCGCCGCGGAGGCGGGTCGCACGCTCGAGGCCTACGTCGAGGTGAACACCTCGGGTGATCCCGGCAAGCACGGCGTCGCGCCGGAGGGGGCCCCGGCCCTGATCGAGCGCGTCGCCGCGATCCGCTCGCTGCGCGCGGCGGGGCTCATGACCATCGGCCCCCTGGAGGGCGGCGAGGCCGGCGCGCGCGCTTCGTTCCGCGCTCTGCGGCGGATGCGCGACGAGGCGGTCGCTCGCGGAGCGCTCGCGGCCGACGGGGGGCTCTCGATGGGCATGACCGACGACTTCGAGGCCGCGATCGAGGAGGGCGCGACGATCGTCCGCGTGGGGTCGGCGATTTTCGGATCGAGGCGCCCGCGCGGGCCCGGCGCGCCGGACGCCTGA
- the ileS gene encoding isoleucine--tRNA ligase, with protein MPAAAERFRPLSTRLDPVESEGRVLALWKEIRAFEEGLKRREGQPPFIFYEGPPTANGLPGVHHVISRTLKDIVCRYQSMTGHYVPRKGGWDTHGLPVEIEVERELKISGKEQIETFGIAEFNARCRASVLRYEAEWRRNTERIGYWLDMDHPYVTFHNEYIESVWWLLQQIWDANLLYQGHKIVPYCPRCGTPLSSHEVAQGFDDVTEPSVTVKFALVDEPDTYVLAWTTTPWTLPGNVALAVNPDIAYVLVRQEKDGRAERYYLAESRLEQLVGAYAVERRLRGHELKGKRYRPLFDFIDLAKLTGKDAYYVAEAPFVTTEDGTGVVHTAVMYGEDDYQLGLRLELPQFHTVDPQGRFTAEVAPWAGRFVKDAEAEIRAWLEQHGALYREEMTTHAYPFCWRCDSPLLYYAWKTWYIATTRLREKLLAAHRTVTWHPEEIGANRFGNWLENNVDWALSRNRFWGTPLPIWRCEGCGSDRCVGSVAELRQGKGLPEPLDLHRPYVDQVTFPCSGCGGTMRRVPEVIDVWFDSGSMPFAQWHYPFENQEAFQRSFPADFISEGVDQTRGWFYTLLAISVAVKGEAPYRHVLVNELVLDKQGKKMSKSRGNAVDPNEVLDLRGADALRFYLISTSPPWSSTRFDVDGVTETAKKLLGTLRNTAQFFVLYANIDGYDPAAQEPSERSPLDWWILSRLHGLIRACRASLGGFELTRGARAIQEFVVEELSNWYVRRSRRRFWKSGAPADKRAAYDTLFTCLETLSRLLAPYTPFLAEELHQHLVRPANPDAPASVHWTDYPVFDAALVDETLDRAMSLAERVVVLGRAARNLASLRVRQPLRRIVVAGLAEGEQKALLSLADVIQEELNVKELAFAKDRGELLTTVVKPNFPVLGKKAGPAMKSLAAAIQAAPIEAARRALSAEGWEIEAEGQVFRLTAEDVQVQESPRAPWSAQSEGPLTVAVDTSLDDALRDEGLVRELAHRVQALRKSADFEVTDRIRLYGELSPGLQRAFERHEETFKDEVLAVELVPGAAGGEAAESWTFDGEQARVGIERVAKGG; from the coding sequence ATGCCCGCCGCCGCCGAACGCTTCCGCCCGCTCTCCACGCGCCTCGATCCGGTCGAGTCCGAGGGCAGGGTGCTCGCGCTCTGGAAGGAGATCCGCGCGTTCGAGGAGGGCCTGAAGCGCCGTGAGGGGCAGCCGCCGTTCATCTTCTACGAGGGACCGCCCACCGCCAACGGACTTCCCGGCGTCCATCACGTGATCTCGCGCACCTTGAAGGACATCGTCTGCCGCTACCAGTCGATGACGGGGCACTACGTGCCTCGCAAGGGAGGCTGGGACACGCACGGCCTTCCCGTCGAGATCGAGGTGGAGCGCGAGCTCAAGATCAGCGGAAAGGAACAGATCGAGACGTTCGGCATCGCCGAGTTCAACGCGCGCTGCCGCGCGAGCGTGCTCCGCTACGAGGCGGAGTGGCGCCGGAACACCGAGCGGATCGGCTACTGGCTGGACATGGACCATCCGTACGTCACGTTCCACAACGAGTACATCGAATCGGTCTGGTGGCTGTTGCAGCAGATCTGGGACGCCAATCTCCTGTACCAGGGGCACAAGATCGTTCCCTACTGCCCGCGCTGCGGCACGCCGCTCTCCAGCCACGAGGTCGCGCAGGGCTTCGACGACGTCACCGAGCCGTCGGTCACGGTGAAGTTCGCGCTGGTGGACGAGCCGGACACCTACGTGCTCGCATGGACCACGACGCCTTGGACGCTGCCGGGGAACGTGGCGCTCGCGGTGAACCCGGACATCGCCTACGTGCTCGTCCGTCAGGAGAAGGACGGGCGCGCCGAGCGCTACTACCTGGCCGAGTCGCGCCTGGAGCAGCTCGTGGGAGCGTACGCGGTGGAGCGCCGCCTTCGCGGGCACGAGCTCAAGGGGAAGCGCTACCGCCCGCTCTTCGATTTCATCGACCTGGCGAAGCTGACGGGCAAGGACGCCTACTACGTGGCGGAGGCGCCGTTCGTCACCACCGAGGACGGCACCGGCGTCGTGCACACCGCCGTGATGTACGGCGAGGATGACTACCAGCTGGGGCTGCGGCTGGAGCTGCCTCAGTTCCACACCGTCGACCCCCAGGGGCGCTTCACGGCGGAGGTGGCGCCGTGGGCCGGGCGCTTCGTCAAGGACGCCGAGGCGGAGATCCGCGCCTGGCTGGAACAGCACGGCGCGCTCTACCGCGAGGAGATGACGACGCACGCCTATCCCTTCTGCTGGCGCTGCGACTCGCCGCTCCTCTACTACGCGTGGAAGACCTGGTACATCGCGACGACGCGCCTTCGCGAGAAGCTCCTCGCCGCGCACCGCACCGTGACCTGGCATCCCGAGGAGATCGGCGCGAACCGGTTCGGGAACTGGCTCGAGAACAACGTGGACTGGGCCCTGTCGCGGAATCGCTTCTGGGGCACGCCGCTTCCGATCTGGCGCTGCGAGGGATGCGGATCGGACCGCTGCGTGGGCAGCGTGGCCGAGCTGCGGCAGGGGAAGGGGCTCCCGGAGCCGCTCGATCTCCATCGCCCCTATGTCGATCAGGTGACGTTCCCCTGTTCGGGATGCGGCGGCACGATGCGGCGGGTTCCCGAGGTCATCGACGTCTGGTTCGACTCGGGCTCGATGCCCTTCGCCCAGTGGCACTACCCCTTCGAGAACCAGGAGGCGTTCCAGCGCTCGTTCCCGGCCGATTTCATCTCCGAGGGGGTGGACCAGACGCGCGGGTGGTTCTACACCCTGCTCGCGATCAGCGTCGCCGTGAAGGGAGAGGCGCCCTACCGGCACGTGCTCGTCAACGAGCTGGTGCTCGACAAGCAGGGCAAGAAGATGAGCAAGTCGCGCGGAAACGCGGTCGACCCGAACGAGGTGCTGGACCTGCGGGGCGCCGATGCGCTCCGCTTCTATCTCATCTCCACCAGCCCGCCCTGGAGCTCGACGCGCTTCGACGTGGACGGCGTCACCGAGACGGCGAAGAAGCTCCTCGGGACGCTCCGCAACACGGCGCAGTTCTTCGTGCTCTACGCAAACATTGACGGCTACGATCCCGCGGCCCAGGAGCCCTCGGAGCGCTCGCCGCTCGACTGGTGGATCCTGTCGCGCCTGCACGGCCTGATCCGCGCCTGCCGCGCCTCGCTCGGCGGTTTCGAGCTGACCCGCGGCGCGCGCGCCATCCAGGAATTCGTCGTCGAGGAGCTCTCCAACTGGTACGTGCGGCGCTCCCGCCGCCGCTTCTGGAAATCGGGCGCTCCCGCCGACAAGCGCGCGGCGTACGACACGCTCTTCACCTGCCTCGAGACCTTGTCGCGGCTGCTCGCGCCCTACACGCCGTTCCTCGCGGAGGAGCTGCACCAGCACCTCGTGCGCCCGGCGAACCCGGACGCGCCGGCCAGCGTCCACTGGACCGACTATCCGGTCTTCGACGCCGCGCTCGTGGACGAGACGCTCGACCGGGCGATGTCGCTCGCCGAGCGCGTCGTGGTGCTCGGGCGCGCCGCGCGGAATCTGGCCTCGCTTCGGGTCCGGCAGCCGCTCCGGCGGATCGTCGTGGCCGGTCTCGCCGAGGGCGAACAAAAGGCGCTCCTTTCCCTCGCGGACGTCATCCAAGAGGAGCTCAACGTGAAAGAGCTCGCGTTCGCGAAGGACCGGGGCGAGCTGCTCACGACGGTCGTGAAACCGAACTTCCCCGTGCTGGGTAAGAAAGCGGGCCCGGCGATGAAGTCCCTGGCCGCGGCGATCCAGGCCGCTCCGATCGAGGCGGCCCGGAGAGCGCTGAGCGCGGAGGGATGGGAGATCGAGGCGGAGGGCCAGGTCTTCCGCCTGACCGCGGAAGACGTGCAGGTGCAGGAGTCCCCCCGGGCGCCGTGGTCGGCGCAGTCGGAGGGACCGCTCACGGTCGCGGTGGACACCTCGCTCGACGACGCGCTTCGCGACGAGGGGCTGGTGCGCGAGCTGGCGCACCGCGTGCAGGCGCTCCGGAAGAGCGCCGATTTCGAAGTGACGGACCGGATCCGCCTGTACGGGGAGCTGTCGCCGGGGTTACAACGGGCCTTCGAACGGCACGAGGAGACCTTCAAGGATGAGGTCCTCGCCGTCGAGCTGGTGCCCGGCGCCGCGGGAGGCGAAGCGGCGGAGAGCTGGACATTCGACGGAGAACAGGCCCGGGTCGGGATCGAGCGGGTAGCCAAAGGAGGCTGA
- a CDS encoding DUF167 domain-containing protein, whose product MRLQVTVAPKSRTEEIVASRAEKTVRIRVTAAPEDGRANRAVLDLLRERLGLPRGAVRIAGGEASRRKWIEIDGMDEEEVWRRLEAPS is encoded by the coding sequence GTGCGGCTCCAGGTGACCGTCGCGCCCAAGAGCCGCACCGAGGAGATCGTCGCCTCGCGCGCGGAGAAGACGGTGCGGATCCGGGTGACGGCGGCGCCGGAGGACGGACGCGCGAATCGCGCGGTGCTCGACCTCCTGCGCGAACGGCTGGGGCTGCCGCGAGGCGCCGTCCGGATCGCCGGAGGCGAAGCCTCGCGCAGGAAGTGGATCGAGATCGACGGCATGGACGAGGAGGAAGTATGGCGCAGGCTGGAAGCACCGTCGTGA
- a CDS encoding phage holin family protein: MGKILLHFAIIVLSFLLLANVVPGFAVKSWQAAVVAALVFGLVNAILGPVLTLVSLPLIILTLGLFWFVVNAFLLILVGFIVPGFDFNGFLPALIVSVVLAGVNLVWKAATSKRHRD, encoded by the coding sequence ATGGGCAAGATTCTTCTCCACTTCGCGATCATCGTTCTGTCGTTCCTGCTCCTCGCGAACGTCGTCCCGGGGTTCGCCGTGAAGAGCTGGCAGGCCGCCGTGGTCGCGGCGCTGGTCTTTGGGCTGGTGAACGCCATCCTGGGACCGGTGCTCACCCTGGTGTCCCTGCCGCTGATCATCCTCACGCTCGGACTCTTCTGGTTCGTCGTGAACGCATTCCTCCTGATCCTGGTGGGCTTCATCGTGCCGGGCTTCGACTTCAACGGATTCCTTCCCGCCCTCATCGTCTCGGTCGTGCTCGCCGGCGTGAACCTGGTCTGGAAGGCCGCCACCAGCAAGCGGCATCGCGACTGA
- a CDS encoding purine-nucleoside phosphorylase, whose product MAQAGSTVVSATPKGAEDLPRRIEEARAFVASKSAVRPEVAVILGTGLGRFAEAMPGADVIPFEEIPGFPTTAVESHAGDLVLGTLGGKPTAVLNGRAHYYEGWTMDQVVFPVRVTRALGASTLIATNAAGGMNPLYRPADIVAIVDHINLMGDNPLIGRNHDELGPRFPDMSEPYDRSLIALAQEVALEERIALQSGVLVGVAGPNLETRAEYRFLRWAGADLVSMSLVPEAIAAVHGGMRVLAFAVVTDLCLPDALEAVDIPKILANAAKAEPLLTRLVTRVLERMPAAASDAGNPER is encoded by the coding sequence ATGGCGCAGGCTGGAAGCACCGTCGTGAGCGCGACGCCCAAGGGCGCCGAAGATCTGCCGCGCCGGATCGAAGAGGCGCGCGCCTTCGTCGCCTCGAAAAGCGCGGTCCGTCCCGAGGTCGCCGTCATCCTGGGCACCGGGCTCGGCCGCTTCGCCGAGGCGATGCCCGGCGCCGACGTCATCCCCTTCGAGGAGATCCCCGGCTTTCCGACCACCGCCGTCGAGAGCCACGCCGGGGACCTCGTCCTCGGCACGCTGGGCGGCAAGCCGACCGCCGTGCTGAACGGACGCGCCCACTACTACGAAGGCTGGACGATGGATCAGGTCGTCTTCCCGGTGCGCGTCACGCGCGCGCTCGGCGCAAGCACGCTGATCGCCACCAACGCGGCCGGCGGCATGAACCCGCTCTACCGCCCCGCGGACATCGTGGCGATCGTGGACCACATCAATCTCATGGGCGACAACCCGCTCATCGGCAGGAACCACGACGAGCTGGGACCGCGCTTTCCCGACATGTCCGAGCCGTACGACCGCTCGCTGATCGCCCTGGCGCAGGAGGTCGCGCTGGAAGAGCGGATCGCCCTGCAGTCGGGCGTCCTGGTCGGCGTGGCCGGGCCCAATCTGGAGACGCGCGCCGAATACCGCTTCCTCCGCTGGGCGGGCGCCGATCTCGTGAGCATGTCGCTCGTGCCGGAGGCGATCGCGGCGGTGCACGGCGGGATGCGCGTGCTCGCGTTCGCCGTGGTCACCGACCTCTGCCTGCCCGACGCGCTCGAGGCGGTGGACATCCCGAAGATCCTGGCCAACGCCGCGAAGGCCGAGCCGCTGCTGACGCGCCTGGTCACGCGCGTGCTCGAGCGCATGCCCGCCGCCGCTTCCGACGCGGGGAATCCGGAGCGCTGA